DNA from Leptospira bandrabouensis:
TTATTTGTTCCTGATCGTGACGCAAACCCTGGTGATCTTTTAAAATAAACTTATGGCAACAAAGTCAGAACAAATCTTAAAGGAAAAGGAAATCGAAGGGATTAAATTTAGCCTCTACGGGAAAATCATAATCTTTTCTCTTTTGACAATTGTTACTTTCTTTGTTGCTCAAACTTTATTTGAATTATTAACGATCGCCTCTATTTCGTTAGGTTTAAATTTAGTTTTATATATATTGTCCAAGTTTTTGAAACGAGGGAAATTTGTTTCCTTTGTCGGGTTGTTTTGTGTTTTGATTGATTTATTCATCATCACGATCCTTCCGTTTATTTGGTACAATGCTGTTGGTGGTGAGTCGCAAGTCCCAAGAACTTACTTAATTAAAACTTATTTACACTTTATTATCGCAGCAACGTTAGTGATGAATGCCTTTAGCATCCAACCTATTTATCCAATGATTTATGCTTTGGGAGTAGTGATAAGCCAAGCTGGGATTTTGGTATATGCGCAACAAGATCCCAGGTTTGTGAGTACAGAAAGTTTTAAAGAAGCATTTCTTGGACCTGCTGCCCATGTAAATAACTACATCATGTCAATGGGGATCATAGGCGTTTTAGGATTTTTTTTGGCATATCTTACATACCGTGTTAGGCGAATAGTTTTGGCAGCGGTCACAAACGAAATCAAAATGTCTCAACTTTCTCGTTATTTTTCTCCAAATGTTGCCAACCAAATGGGAGAGGCTGGCGATGAATTCTTTAAACCTGGTGGTAAGGAGTCAACTGTTGCTGTTTTATTCTGTGATATAGCCAATTTCACTCAGATTTCAGAATCCTTAGGACCTGAAAAAACCATGTCACTTCTTTCCGAATACCATAGTTTTATGTTAGATACCGTTTTTGAACATAGTGGCACACTAGATAAATTTATCGGAGACGGTATGATGGTAACTTTCGGAACTCCTCATCCAGGAAAAGAAGATGCTACGAACGCGATTCGAGCTGGCGTAGCGATGTTACAAGCATTGTCTCTTTGGAACCAAAAAAGAGAATCAAATGGAGAAAAACCAATTGCCATTCGTATCGGAATCCACTACGGCCCTGTTGTTGTTGGAAATGTAGGTGTGGAAAAACGATTGGAATACACTGTCATCGGTGATACAGTCAATGCGGCAAGTAGATTGGAATCTTTAGGAAAAGATTTAAAACGAAACTTCCTGATTTCGAAAGAATTATATGATCAAATATCCTTAGAATATCGTCAAAATCTAAAAATCAAATCGATGGGTACTTTGTCTCTTCGTGGAAAAACAAAAACGACTGAAATTTTATCTGTGGAGACTAATTGATGATACAACTCCCAAAAGAAAAAGAAATCACCATCATATCAAAACCTTCTCTCCAATCAAATGAAGTGAGTTTAAAAGTAGTGAACGCAGATTTTGCACAAAATTTTGTGAATCATTTTGATTTTACTAAAAAACAATTGTTTATCGATTGTGATGAAGATGCATTATTAGAAATCGATCCCAATTTGAAATGGTTCGATAAACGTCTGTTATGGGAATCTGGAAATTTAAAATTAACAGAAGGAGAATGGATTTCCTTTCAAAATACCATTCCTGCACTTTCTCCCTTCCTTGCACAAGATAAGTCTGGTAAAGATTTGATGTTGGCCTGGGGAAAAAAAGAAAGTCTTCTTTCTGCTGTGGAATCTGGTTTGGGCACCTATTATAGTCGTTCTCGAAAAGGAAAATGGGTGAAAGGAGAAGAGTCTGGCCACCTCCAAAACTTAGCTGCCATTTATATACATTCGAATCCTTTTTTTGTACAGTATGTTACAGACCAAATTGGTGCTGCATGTCACACAGGTTATTATTCTTGTTTTTTTCGAGAGTTGGGTGCGAATGATTCTATTTCATTCGTCTATACAAGTAAGGTGGGAGAGTAGAATTGAATCGAATTGTCTTAATCGTATTAGTTGTTGTAAGCATTGTTTTTATTGTTTACAAACTTAAAAATTCGTTAGGTGGTAATCCATCGCTTTTAAAAGAAAAGATTGATGCGGGTGCTCTTGTGGTTGATGTGAGGACCGTTGCAGAGTTTCAGTCCGGCCATTTCCCTGGTGCTGTCAATATTCCCGTTGACCAGGTATCTAAACGATTGGATGAATTTGGTGATAAAAACAGATCCATCATTGTGTATTGTGCCTCCGGTGGTCGCAGTGGCAGTGCCAAATCCTTTTTGGAATCGGTGGGTTACTCTGACGTAACGAACGCTGGTGGACTCTCCAATATGCCAAGTCCATAACTGGAAATTCAAGGGTAACTTTAAATAGGGAAACAATTTGGCTTGATTTAGAACCCAAATTGAATTTCCTATTGGACCTAACAAACTACATACGTTTTCGTTTCATATACAATTGTAATCCGGTGAGTGCTTCTTTGCGTACCTTGTTTCCAAGTGCCGGCCACCAACCCATTAAATATCCTACAGGTCCCATTGCCATTCCAAGCCACTTCCACATTGAAAAATGATCTTTGTGAGTCAGGATCTTTCCGTCTTTAAAAGTGAAATTTGCATGGATTTTGTTATGGATGATCCTTCCTGTTTTACTAAAATGATAATCCGCTTCCCAGTTCGCAGATCCTTTTGACTCATCCGCTTTGATATTCGAAAATCGAATGGTAAGGTTTTGGCTTCTTTCAATTAACATCAGCCACATGGCAACCGCTTCTTTCCCTTTTAAAAGACCAAAGGCAGGATCTTGGAATTCTATATCTGGATGATAAAGGGAAACCATCGTTTGGCCATCTTTGTTTTGAAAGGATGTATAAAACTTTTGAATTAACTCTTCATTTGGATGCATCGTGGAAAAGATTATGATTGATCAATCTAAGACTTAGCAAGAAAAAAAGTTATGAAACGAATTGTTCTTTTTGCTTTTGGAACCAGTTTTTTACTCATCGGCTTAGTCATTCTTTTTTTAGCAGTCGGCTATTTTCAGAATCCAAAATTCCACTCAGAAACGAGTGAGTGGCTAAAAGCGGAACCTGAGGATATTTGGGCTTATATTACCGATGTAAATGACTTACCCAATCGAAGAAAAGAAGTAGTTTCCATCAAAGTTCTAGAATCACGACCAGATGGAACGATCACAAAATGGGAAGAAACACCAGACATGGGTGGGTATATGATTTTTGAGCTTCGTGAATCCAAACCCAATCAACTTTGGAAAATTGAACTAACGGATGCGAGTTTTAAAATGCGAGGATCTTGGACATACTCTTTGGAAAGGAAAATCCCTGGAACTGTTGTTACTATTACCGAAGACTCTGAAATCACAAGTGTTCCTGTGAGAGGGGCCTATTTCCTTGCCGGTCGGGATGCTACTCTTCAAAAAGAGATGGAACTCATTCGCAACCGGTTTAGCGGACGTTAGGGGAATGAAGGGATTATTTTAATCCCTGAATCCATTCATCGATCCCTTTACAAATTTTTCTAACGGTTTCTCCGTGGAAGATAATTCCAAGGTGGCCTTGTTCATAATAAGTGACCACCTTGTTTTCTGATTTAAGATCTTTCAGTTCCGTTAAACTTTCTTCGGGAACGATTTTATCAACAGTTCCTATCACACTATAAATCGGCATATCAAAGTTGTTTAGAAAATTTTCTGTATAATTGATCCGACCATCGTTTGACCAGAAACTTCTTTCGTTAGAGATTTGGCTTTGGAAAAACTGCATAATGACAGAAACGGATTCTTCGCAAAACACGTCTTCCATGAGAAAATACCATTCAGGTGGAGTGATTTCTTTATAACCCACAAAGTCTTTGATGGTTAAAACTTTGGTTCCAATATTATAACTAAAACTTCTTAAGCTGGAATGAAGATTCAATATGAGTTTAAAGAATTTTTTTAAATCAATGGTTTGGATTGTGGCTTGCATCGAAAAACTAGCCATACTCAAAATCATGTCGGAAATCATTTTATGTGGGAGCATACTGAACCCACGTTTTAATGTATCTAGTCCAATAAAGTTAGATTTTAAGCTAATATAGTTAGGCGAAGTAATGGATACAATTCCTGCAATGTATTCTTCTGGTTTAGGTAAATTGAATTCTTCTTTTTGCTCCTTGATTTTTTCATAAGAAGACACGTAAAAACGTGGAATCATTCCACCCATACTATGGCCAAGGACTACAGTTCTTTCGCTCGGGTAGTGCCAACGAATCCAACGTAAAACTTCTGGAAAGTCATCTTGGATGTAGTTATCAACTGTCCATCCTTCTTTTTTTCCATGTTTTGGCATGGTTTGTCTGGATCTCCCTCTCATATCCATTAGGAAAACGCGGTATCCATATTTGAGAGCAAGTTCTTTTGCCAGTTTGTCCATCACAGAACGCCTGCAAAAGAATCCAGGAATTAACAAAAGATTTTTCCCAGTATTGTTTAGTTTTTCAGGAGTAAAACTTTTTAATGATACCGCATAACCATCAGTTGTCGGAATAATGAAGGACGCATCCATTCTATATTCAATATTATACTGATGTGATTTGAAAATGATAGAAGTGACAGGCTCTTTTTGATCTTTTGTGGTTGTATAAAACAAGTTTCTTGAATTGGAAACCGTATCAGCTTTTTCGATATTTTTTTGTGCAATATAATGGTCGTTTCCCGATTCCATTTCTTTTGCGACAACAAACTCTATCACATCAAATAAGGAATAAAGTTGGAGAGTGAGGGGACGAATTTTATCCTCAGGAATGGGATCTTTCGTAATTCCCCAGAGAATTCCAATGGGGTTCTCATTCACAAAAAGAGGAATTCCAATCGCATGGTTCATCGTCTCTGAAAGTAAAACTTTTTTTTCAGGATGAATTTCTTCTTCTTTGAGATTGATAAAAATGACTTCGGGTCTTAGTCCTTTATTAAAATCAATGATGGATTTTCTGATAAAACGTGCTGATTCATTTCGCGGATCCGCTAGATGAATGGGGCGTGATTTTTTGATGTATTCTTCAATTCCGGGAATTTTTCTACGCTCTGCAATTTCCTTGAGTTTGAAGTGAGTGGCTGTGGCCACAATTTTCATTTCCTCTTGGTCGATGACTTCAAAAATTGAAAAGTTGAAAATAGGATGATCGTTGAAGTCAACAAGAGAAACCATTTTATTTGCGAAGGATTGCCAAATATTTTCCAAAAATTGGAAAGTAGTTTTGGGCACCGGAAAAATGTAAATTTTGTCCGGGTTTACCATAAGACTTTTATTGCTGTCTCTGGTGGAAATTTTGATCAAACGATCTTCCAACGAATTTTCTTCAAGTGCCATTTAGCATCCTTTCTATTTATGTGGCGATACAGTACGCTATAACTCTATTTTCGACTTTTCATATGCCTGTGAACTAAAAAATAAAGCTAATATGCAACAATCTGATTTCGAATCCATTTCAAGAGTATCCGTTCCCGAATTAGACTCCATTCTAGGAAAACCATTCCCGATTCTGGACGATGGCTTTGTTCGGCTTGTTGATTATATGGGTTCTGATGAATCCATCGTTCAGGCTGCACGCGTTTCGTACGGAAAAGGAACAAAAAAAGTCAATGAGGATAGGGGTCTCATTCGTTATTTGATGCGCCACAGACATAGCACTCCCTTTGAAATGTGCGAACTAAAGCTACATGTTCGAGTTCCTATGGACACTTGGCGCCAGTGGATTCGCCACCGTATGGCAAATGTCAATGAATACTCTACGCGTTACTCCGTAGCCATTGATTCGGCACAAACCACTCTTCCTGGAGAATGGCGAGTACAATCGGTAGGAAACAAACAAGGTAGTGATGGATATTTAGAATCATCCAAGGGTGACCACCTAACAAAAAGAGAAACGGAATTCCAAAAGTTCGCTACTGATATTTACAACGAAAGATTAGAAATGGGAGTGGCTCGCGAACAAGCAAGAAAAGACCTTCCTCTTGCCACATATACAGAAGCGTATTGGAAAATTGACTTACATAATTTGTTACATTTTTTAGCTCTGCGTATGGATGACCATGCTCAGTTGGAAATCCGATTATTTGCAAAAACCATTGGCGAACAAATTGTTCAAAAATGGGTTCCGAATGCTTGGGAAGCCTTTGTGGATTATCGATTGAGTGCTTTGAATCTCACAAAATACGATACACAAATTATCCAAGCTTTGAATACATCCGGAAAAGAAGGGGCCAAAAAGAAGGCAATCGAACTAGGATTGTTAGATGAACAAGGTTCCACCGCTAAAAAAAGCCGTGAACGTGAGGAATTAGAGTACAAATTGAAAGACATGGGTTTTACGATACCCTGGTAAAACTTGCTTGATAGAAATTTATTGATAAAATTGATTGATAAATTTTTTTAATATGGTTGTTAGAAGGATTATGAGCCTCAGAATCCTTCTAATCCTTTCTTCCCTCCTCCTAACCAGCGTTTCCCTTTCCGCGGAAGAATTTGCCGTGGCAACCTTTACCCGTGGAAAGGTGAGTTTTCTCTCCTCTACTGACTCTTCCAAACTTTGGAAAACTCTCAAAGTAAATGATATTCTGAAACCTGGAGACAGGATTAAAACAGGGAATGGATCCAAAGTGGATTTTTTATACCAAGAAACAGAAATAAGAATCCAACCAAACACTGATTTCACGTTAAAAGAATGGAATTCTGATAAAAAAATTGCCAAAGCCTATGTGCAAAATGGTGCTGCATGGTTCCGAGTAAACGATTTCAAAAAAGGTAGTTTTGAGGTATCCACACAAACTACAACTGCGGGCGTTCGCGGAACCGCCTTTGGAGTGTTCTACGAAGAAAAGGAAAAAAAAGGATACACTTGTGTTTGTGAAGGACTCGTAAACATCAATGGTACTGAATTTTCTAAGGGAACAGGTGGGGCAGTTAAATTAGGTGCCTCTGAGTTGGAAAAAAATGATTACAAAGGACTAATTACAAAGGAAGGTGCTACCATTCAGTTCCAAGAAAAACGAAAAGGCAATCCCATGTTGTCTCGTTGTCTTCCATGTCACAAACCAGTGGGTTGGGAAGATACTAGTTTTACTCCGGACGAAACTTACGGTAAAAAGTGAAATATTATTTCAAGGTATTCATACTTATTTGCTTCTTCACCTATCCAATCTTTGGTGAGGAAGTAGTCACAACTAAAAAAGACGAACCAGATGGCTACTATGGATTAAAACTGGGAGCCATCTTAACTCCCACACTATCTTATCGTGTTCGGGACAAAGCATCTGGAACGAAAGACTTATCTCCCTCTGACAAAGCAGGATTTTCCCTTCCTTGGACTATGGTAACCATTTCGAAAGAATGGGAAGATACCGGAATCAAAGCCGAATTTTGGGGCGAAATCCTGCGTAACGATGCATTAACAAATGATACATCTGCGGGGACAGGAAATAAATCCAATCCTTATGTGTTCTTAGTTAGGCGAGCAAATCTTGCTAAAACTTTTGAATTAGGAAATACAAAACATCAATTGCAATTTGGAATGTTTGAACTTCCGCATATGTTTTCTGTTTGGTCAGGAAACTATGATTGGCGTTATTTCGATAAATCGCCATTAGAATCTATGGGATTTGCAAAAGATCCGGTGGATCTTGGAATTAATTATATCCTTCGATGGAATTCTTTTTCTGTACAAACTGCTCTTGTCAATGGGGAAGGATACCGAAATACTCAGAATACAACGAATACTGGATATGATGTCATCGGAAAACTGGGATGGGAACCTACTTGGTCTGAGAATTTAAAAACTGGTCTCCATGTTTTAGGAAGAGCATCGAATGCTATTGGTTATGCGAGTGATGAATGCCGAGAAGGAAAAACTCGCTGCCTCGTTAGTGATGGGAATCCGGCTACAAGAAAACAAGGAAGTGTTTCTCTAAACCAAGAGCAGGTGATTGCAGTCGAATCTCATCTGGTTTGGAAAGAGGCTCTAAATTTAGGTTTGGGGGGAATGGCCAAAAAACAATTGGGTGGGGAAATCGTAGATAAGTTAGCACCTTACCAACCTGCCACAAAAGTAGCAGAATCCACAGGACGAGGAGCTTATTTTTGGGCAGGGCTTGGGAATGGAACGGTGCGACTGGTCATGCGCGGAGAAATTGCAACAGGTGGACCCTCACCTGGTTTACGTGCCACAGAGACGGTGGAACGAGAGCCTTGGTTGAGATTCAAGCCGGGAACCACCGATCCTCTCTATTCTGATCAGTCTTATTACATTACAAGGCAAATCTTTGGAGAATGGTTTTTGACCCCTTCTGCTAGGTTGGCAATAGGATATACGGAAGTACGTTCGTATGATTCTAAAGGAGGACCAAATAAATGGTATGTAGACAGTACCGGGGAGACATCAAATCGTGTCGAATATATAGAACAGTTTTCAAAACCTGCGACACATCCAATTTCTGAATACGGAAGATTGGATCGAAGTATTGTTTTGAAAGCCACAGCCACGTTCTAAGAAAGCGAGTATGGTATCTGAAATTCAAACCTTTATAGAATCCCAATTGTCTTCCGGTTCCTTTTCTGTTTATAGTATTTTCTTTTTGGCCTTAGGCGGGCTTTTGGCGGGTCTTTTGCCTTGTGTTTATCCTTTATACCCCATTACAGCCGGGATTTTAAAATCCCGAGTCACGAATCATAAATGGTCACACCCTTTTGTTTACTATTTGGGTTTAGCCAGTATGTATGCAGTATTTGGACTTGTTGCGGGTTTGAGTGGAGGGGCCTTTAATTCCTTTTTACG
Protein-coding regions in this window:
- a CDS encoding SRPBCC family protein; the protein is MKRIVLFAFGTSFLLIGLVILFLAVGYFQNPKFHSETSEWLKAEPEDIWAYITDVNDLPNRRKEVVSIKVLESRPDGTITKWEETPDMGGYMIFELRESKPNQLWKIELTDASFKMRGSWTYSLERKIPGTVVTITEDSEITSVPVRGAYFLAGRDATLQKEMELIRNRFSGR
- a CDS encoding adenylate/guanylate cyclase domain-containing protein; this translates as MATKSEQILKEKEIEGIKFSLYGKIIIFSLLTIVTFFVAQTLFELLTIASISLGLNLVLYILSKFLKRGKFVSFVGLFCVLIDLFIITILPFIWYNAVGGESQVPRTYLIKTYLHFIIAATLVMNAFSIQPIYPMIYALGVVISQAGILVYAQQDPRFVSTESFKEAFLGPAAHVNNYIMSMGIIGVLGFFLAYLTYRVRRIVLAAVTNEIKMSQLSRYFSPNVANQMGEAGDEFFKPGGKESTVAVLFCDIANFTQISESLGPEKTMSLLSEYHSFMLDTVFEHSGTLDKFIGDGMMVTFGTPHPGKEDATNAIRAGVAMLQALSLWNQKRESNGEKPIAIRIGIHYGPVVVGNVGVEKRLEYTVIGDTVNAASRLESLGKDLKRNFLISKELYDQISLEYRQNLKIKSMGTLSLRGKTKTTEILSVETN
- the thyX gene encoding FAD-dependent thymidylate synthase, translated to MQQSDFESISRVSVPELDSILGKPFPILDDGFVRLVDYMGSDESIVQAARVSYGKGTKKVNEDRGLIRYLMRHRHSTPFEMCELKLHVRVPMDTWRQWIRHRMANVNEYSTRYSVAIDSAQTTLPGEWRVQSVGNKQGSDGYLESSKGDHLTKRETEFQKFATDIYNERLEMGVAREQARKDLPLATYTEAYWKIDLHNLLHFLALRMDDHAQLEIRLFAKTIGEQIVQKWVPNAWEAFVDYRLSALNLTKYDTQIIQALNTSGKEGAKKKAIELGLLDEQGSTAKKSREREELEYKLKDMGFTIPW
- a CDS encoding nuclear transport factor 2 family protein; translated protein: MHPNEELIQKFYTSFQNKDGQTMVSLYHPDIEFQDPAFGLLKGKEAVAMWLMLIERSQNLTIRFSNIKADESKGSANWEADYHFSKTGRIIHNKIHANFTFKDGKILTHKDHFSMWKWLGMAMGPVGYLMGWWPALGNKVRKEALTGLQLYMKRKRM
- a CDS encoding FecR family protein; amino-acid sequence: MVVRRIMSLRILLILSSLLLTSVSLSAEEFAVATFTRGKVSFLSSTDSSKLWKTLKVNDILKPGDRIKTGNGSKVDFLYQETEIRIQPNTDFTLKEWNSDKKIAKAYVQNGAAWFRVNDFKKGSFEVSTQTTTAGVRGTAFGVFYEEKEKKGYTCVCEGLVNINGTEFSKGTGGAVKLGASELEKNDYKGLITKEGATIQFQEKRKGNPMLSRCLPCHKPVGWEDTSFTPDETYGKK
- a CDS encoding rhodanese-like domain-containing protein, yielding MNRIVLIVLVVVSIVFIVYKLKNSLGGNPSLLKEKIDAGALVVDVRTVAEFQSGHFPGAVNIPVDQVSKRLDEFGDKNRSIIVYCASGGRSGSAKSFLESVGYSDVTNAGGLSNMPSP
- a CDS encoding alpha/beta fold hydrolase, which translates into the protein MALEENSLEDRLIKISTRDSNKSLMVNPDKIYIFPVPKTTFQFLENIWQSFANKMVSLVDFNDHPIFNFSIFEVIDQEEMKIVATATHFKLKEIAERRKIPGIEEYIKKSRPIHLADPRNESARFIRKSIIDFNKGLRPEVIFINLKEEEIHPEKKVLLSETMNHAIGIPLFVNENPIGILWGITKDPIPEDKIRPLTLQLYSLFDVIEFVVAKEMESGNDHYIAQKNIEKADTVSNSRNLFYTTTKDQKEPVTSIIFKSHQYNIEYRMDASFIIPTTDGYAVSLKSFTPEKLNNTGKNLLLIPGFFCRRSVMDKLAKELALKYGYRVFLMDMRGRSRQTMPKHGKKEGWTVDNYIQDDFPEVLRWIRWHYPSERTVVLGHSMGGMIPRFYVSSYEKIKEQKEEFNLPKPEEYIAGIVSITSPNYISLKSNFIGLDTLKRGFSMLPHKMISDMILSMASFSMQATIQTIDLKKFFKLILNLHSSLRSFSYNIGTKVLTIKDFVGYKEITPPEWYFLMEDVFCEESVSVIMQFFQSQISNERSFWSNDGRINYTENFLNNFDMPIYSVIGTVDKIVPEESLTELKDLKSENKVVTYYEQGHLGIIFHGETVRKICKGIDEWIQGLK
- a CDS encoding phosphoribosyl-AMP cyclohydrolase codes for the protein MIQLPKEKEITIISKPSLQSNEVSLKVVNADFAQNFVNHFDFTKKQLFIDCDEDALLEIDPNLKWFDKRLLWESGNLKLTEGEWISFQNTIPALSPFLAQDKSGKDLMLAWGKKESLLSAVESGLGTYYSRSRKGKWVKGEESGHLQNLAAIYIHSNPFFVQYVTDQIGAACHTGYYSCFFRELGANDSISFVYTSKVGE